A window of the Pedobacter cryoconitis genome harbors these coding sequences:
- a CDS encoding peptidase domain-containing ABC transporter: protein MFQSFSSGRKFPFYKQPDAMDCGPVCLKIVSAYYGKTFPIAYFRKLCSIGKQGTTMASMIEAAKLLGFKTLAAELPYKQLFHKVRLPCILHWEKEHYVVLYRMTSRYAYLADPALSGKVKVRKEDFIRSWQIKEGSTIGRALLLETTPVFEEKQSIADHSASLWSLLPYLKLHRKSLIPIGLSLLLACGFSLIIPFLTQLIVDKGIQGKNTNLLFLICIGQLMLFSGRMLMDFLRARLLFRLGARTSIVLLKEFLAKLMHLPFSFFDNRQAGDNMQRVNDNQRVEEFLTNSLISFILSAITLVVLGGVLCYYNWQIFLIFLIGAVTSVVWSNSFQQKRKVIDQKKFKVLSANQQLLLEIFYAMQEIKLTGSAEEKQELWESLQDQSYGLKLEALQLDQLMQGIGYFINEVKNVLITYAAAMLVINDQVTLGGMLAITYICGQLNTPVTQLVEFARVSQNTKFSLQRMAEVHQEAEEDFEVEYQDMATAPEAIELKQVSFHYGNNQAPFVLKNVDLLIPAGKVTAIVGMSGSGKTTLIKLLLKFYQVSKGTITIGNRAVDQVHAKQWRAACGVVMQDGYIFMDTIANNVFAGSVVKDKMRLYEVSRLANMHDFFMAMPFGYDTVVGKDGYGLSEGQKQRLLIARLIYRNPAYIFLDEATNSLDAHNELSIVNNLNNFFAGKTVLIVAHRLSTVKNADQIVVLHQGELVEKGTHQELIAKHGHYYQLIKNQLELSK, encoded by the coding sequence ATGTTTCAATCTTTCTCTTCTGGCAGGAAATTTCCGTTTTATAAACAACCAGATGCTATGGATTGCGGGCCAGTTTGTCTTAAAATAGTCTCTGCATATTATGGGAAAACTTTTCCAATAGCTTATTTCAGGAAACTTTGCAGCATAGGCAAACAGGGAACGACGATGGCCAGTATGATCGAAGCAGCAAAATTGCTGGGTTTCAAAACACTGGCAGCAGAACTGCCTTACAAACAGTTGTTCCATAAGGTCCGGTTGCCTTGTATCCTTCACTGGGAAAAGGAGCATTATGTGGTTTTATACCGGATGACCAGCAGGTATGCTTACTTAGCTGACCCTGCACTGAGTGGAAAGGTTAAAGTGCGAAAGGAAGATTTTATTCGCTCCTGGCAAATAAAAGAGGGCAGCACTATTGGCAGGGCTTTATTATTGGAAACAACTCCTGTTTTTGAGGAAAAACAAAGTATTGCTGATCATTCTGCTTCTTTATGGTCTTTATTGCCCTATCTGAAATTACACCGTAAAAGTTTGATTCCGATTGGTTTGAGTCTTTTACTGGCCTGCGGTTTTTCTCTGATTATTCCATTTTTGACGCAGCTGATTGTAGATAAAGGAATTCAGGGTAAAAACACAAACTTACTTTTTTTGATCTGTATCGGGCAACTGATGTTGTTTTCCGGAAGGATGCTGATGGATTTTCTCCGCGCAAGATTGCTTTTCAGGTTAGGCGCGAGAACCAGCATTGTTTTACTGAAAGAGTTCCTGGCCAAGCTGATGCATTTGCCTTTTTCTTTTTTTGATAACCGGCAGGCGGGTGATAATATGCAGCGGGTGAATGATAACCAGCGGGTCGAAGAATTCCTGACAAATTCATTGATCAGCTTTATTCTTTCTGCAATTACATTGGTAGTGCTGGGTGGGGTATTGTGTTATTATAATTGGCAAATCTTTTTAATCTTCCTGATTGGTGCGGTGACCAGTGTGGTCTGGTCTAATTCTTTCCAGCAGAAAAGAAAGGTAATTGACCAGAAGAAATTTAAAGTGCTTTCTGCCAATCAGCAGCTATTGCTGGAGATTTTTTATGCCATGCAGGAAATTAAACTGACAGGTAGTGCGGAAGAAAAGCAAGAGTTATGGGAAAGCCTGCAAGATCAGTCTTACGGGCTTAAACTGGAGGCTTTACAACTAGATCAGCTGATGCAGGGGATTGGCTATTTCATTAATGAAGTCAAGAACGTACTGATTACTTATGCGGCTGCGATGCTGGTCATCAATGATCAGGTTACTTTGGGTGGAATGCTGGCCATCACCTATATCTGCGGTCAGCTCAATACACCAGTTACGCAACTCGTTGAATTTGCCCGGGTTTCTCAAAATACAAAGTTCAGCTTACAGCGAATGGCAGAAGTTCATCAGGAAGCGGAAGAAGATTTTGAAGTCGAATACCAGGATATGGCCACTGCGCCCGAAGCTATCGAGTTGAAACAGGTGAGCTTTCATTATGGAAATAATCAGGCACCATTTGTCTTGAAAAACGTGGATCTGTTGATCCCTGCTGGTAAAGTTACGGCCATTGTTGGGATGAGCGGAAGCGGTAAAACGACCTTAATCAAGCTTTTACTGAAGTTTTACCAGGTGAGCAAAGGTACGATTACTATAGGTAACCGAGCTGTAGATCAGGTACATGCTAAGCAGTGGAGGGCAGCATGCGGGGTGGTTATGCAAGACGGTTATATCTTTATGGATACCATCGCAAATAATGTTTTTGCCGGATCAGTGGTCAAAGATAAAATGCGTCTTTACGAAGTATCCAGACTGGCAAATATGCATGATTTTTTTATGGCTATGCCATTTGGCTACGATACCGTAGTTGGAAAAGATGGTTATGGCCTAAGTGAAGGCCAAAAACAAAGACTGCTGATCGCCAGGTTGATTTATAGAAACCCGGCTTATATATTTCTGGATGAAGCAACCAACTCGCTGGATGCACATAATGAATTGTCAATCGTCAACAACCTGAATAATTTTTTTGCGGGGAAAACGGTGCTGATCGTTGCACACCGGTTAAGTACTGTGAAAAACGCGGATCAGATCGTGGTACTGCATCAGGGGGAATTGGTTGAAAAAGGAACACATCAGGAATTGATTGCAAAACATGGACACTATTACCAACTCATTAAAAATCAATTGGAGCTAAGTAAATAA
- a CDS encoding lantibiotic dehydratase codes for MSIEIFPHSLVRYAGMNYQVFDSFKLEESKGILQKDHQMKAAKTKLKALICDGLFDLITIQTDDVLRQRLINLKRQVFNDKKVNPQKLEELLDIFPADLTLDFQDYMQVSQNMETFHQTNTLNYQQLMIEHSRKLQVLAMDTTLQNGLLLSSPVLLEQLSAYMQKEPASFRQKELRIEFSLLRYLTRMCFKTSPFSTFTYTGIMQLASTQIAIPSPAAKTVKNSLRLNNALFEYLKSILIHHPGVNELLTVKLNKTAVIKAGKIQFLVNFNNIESFQLLPASGLQLLVFNYLNDNQESVNVKELANYMAYAVEEADYLSIKKYLFKLVAAGLLEAGMETSGIDPQWDHKILKFFTKLESSEPAVFQIIYLFKQLQQYQLAYVQGDTTKRKLILDYAEKTVTAVFQKLQTEAGLPVNADRSISAGAKTSPMNGAFETLNFIPHHFAGRQLFYEDCYTADREILEERCLQDFTAKADQLLNHLLQLDLLKTEREKMSRFFLEHYSAQAQVQLIDFYQAYYLQVKKPEKENAAKPGATVPEPGDWEKEISEKLTVLTQHKPNILNLVNDFFPKALVSSAPYSRGLFVQFYKGKMQQETDCMFGVINTVLPGMGKVSGRFLPLFTPDITTDFVKYNSKLHPGMLKAELNDASSFNANVHPSLLTREIALPGGNKSYPEKQQIPVDELVLSFEQQTGALKLTYQQEQVFTYDLCLESFYNRSNLYQLMAHFNQEAKLSLQPFINLVDACYLNIEQEQEHEVEALPRITYENSVILRRKTWRIKTDSIPVQQPGETAYAYFIRINVWRSQHGIPVTLFLFLRKRSFVIKPTVQPEAKKEGFGDDYKPQFISFEQPLLVEMFKRLLVRAGAYVIIEEMLPVANGTDQSSHPEPVKEYLLQWYQY; via the coding sequence ATGAGCATCGAAATATTTCCACACTCTTTAGTCAGATACGCAGGGATGAACTACCAGGTTTTTGATTCTTTTAAACTAGAAGAATCAAAAGGGATACTGCAAAAAGACCATCAGATGAAAGCTGCAAAAACAAAGCTTAAAGCATTGATTTGTGATGGATTATTTGATCTGATTACGATTCAGACAGATGATGTGCTGAGGCAGCGGCTCATTAATCTTAAAAGACAAGTCTTTAATGATAAAAAGGTAAATCCACAAAAGCTGGAAGAATTGCTGGATATATTTCCAGCAGATCTGACACTGGATTTTCAGGATTATATGCAAGTGAGCCAGAACATGGAGACTTTCCATCAAACTAATACTTTAAATTATCAGCAGCTGATGATTGAACATAGCAGGAAACTTCAGGTACTGGCCATGGATACGACCTTGCAAAATGGATTGCTTTTATCCAGTCCCGTTTTACTGGAACAATTATCAGCTTATATGCAAAAAGAACCTGCCTCTTTCCGTCAAAAGGAATTGAGAATAGAGTTCAGTTTGCTGCGCTACCTAACCAGAATGTGTTTTAAAACTTCTCCGTTCAGCACTTTCACCTATACCGGAATTATGCAATTGGCCAGTACGCAAATTGCAATTCCTTCGCCCGCGGCTAAAACTGTTAAAAATAGTCTCCGGCTTAACAATGCATTATTTGAATATCTGAAATCTATCCTGATTCATCATCCGGGAGTAAATGAATTGCTGACTGTAAAACTCAATAAAACAGCAGTGATCAAAGCAGGTAAAATACAATTCCTGGTCAATTTTAATAACATAGAATCCTTTCAGCTGTTACCTGCCTCAGGTCTGCAACTATTGGTCTTTAACTATCTTAATGACAATCAGGAGTCAGTAAATGTGAAAGAGCTGGCAAATTATATGGCTTATGCAGTAGAAGAAGCTGATTATTTGTCAATTAAAAAGTATCTCTTTAAACTGGTTGCCGCAGGGCTACTAGAAGCTGGTATGGAAACTTCAGGAATTGACCCGCAGTGGGATCACAAAATATTGAAATTCTTTACCAAACTTGAGAGCAGTGAGCCAGCTGTTTTTCAAATCATTTACTTATTTAAACAGTTGCAGCAGTATCAGCTGGCTTATGTGCAGGGTGATACCACCAAGCGGAAGTTGATCCTGGATTATGCGGAAAAGACTGTGACTGCTGTTTTTCAGAAATTACAAACTGAGGCTGGGTTGCCGGTCAATGCGGACCGTTCTATTTCGGCCGGAGCTAAAACATCACCAATGAATGGTGCTTTTGAAACCTTGAATTTCATCCCGCATCATTTCGCTGGCAGACAACTGTTTTATGAGGATTGTTATACGGCTGATCGGGAAATTCTGGAAGAGCGTTGTCTTCAGGATTTTACGGCAAAGGCCGATCAGCTTTTAAATCACTTGCTTCAGCTGGATTTACTGAAAACCGAGCGGGAAAAAATGAGCCGCTTTTTTCTGGAACATTATTCTGCTCAGGCACAGGTTCAATTGATTGATTTTTACCAGGCTTATTATTTGCAGGTTAAAAAACCTGAAAAGGAGAACGCGGCAAAGCCAGGGGCAACTGTACCGGAGCCTGGTGATTGGGAAAAAGAGATCAGTGAAAAATTAACTGTACTCACGCAGCATAAACCGAATATCCTGAATCTGGTGAATGACTTTTTTCCGAAAGCATTAGTGTCATCTGCTCCTTATTCAAGGGGACTTTTCGTCCAGTTTTATAAGGGGAAAATGCAGCAGGAAACGGACTGCATGTTTGGGGTGATCAATACTGTATTGCCGGGAATGGGTAAGGTAAGCGGTCGTTTTTTGCCTTTGTTTACACCTGATATAACTACAGATTTTGTCAAATACAATAGTAAGCTTCATCCCGGAATGCTTAAAGCAGAACTCAATGATGCTTCAAGTTTTAATGCGAATGTTCACCCTTCTTTACTTACCCGGGAAATCGCTTTACCCGGTGGAAATAAGAGTTACCCGGAAAAACAGCAGATTCCTGTAGATGAGTTAGTCTTAAGTTTTGAGCAGCAGACAGGCGCTTTAAAACTAACTTATCAGCAGGAGCAGGTCTTTACTTACGATTTATGCCTGGAGTCTTTTTATAACCGCTCGAACCTGTACCAGCTCATGGCACATTTTAACCAGGAAGCCAAGCTTTCTTTACAGCCATTTATAAATCTTGTAGATGCTTGTTATCTGAATATAGAACAGGAACAAGAGCACGAGGTTGAAGCACTGCCGAGAATTACTTATGAAAATTCAGTGATTCTCAGAAGGAAAACCTGGCGTATAAAAACGGATTCAATACCTGTGCAGCAACCCGGAGAAACTGCCTACGCTTATTTTATCCGGATTAATGTTTGGCGTAGTCAGCACGGAATCCCTGTTACGTTGTTTTTATTCCTCAGGAAAAGATCTTTTGTCATTAAACCCACTGTTCAGCCGGAAGCTAAAAAAGAAGGGTTTGGGGATGATTATAAACCCCAGTTTATCTCTTTTGAACAGCCTTTATTAGTCGAAATGTTTAAGCGTTTGCTGGTCAGGGCAGGAGCCTATGTGATTATTGAAGAAATGCTTCCTGTAGCTAATGGTACGGATCAATCCAGCCATCCTGAGCCCGTGAAAGAATATTTACTGCAATGGTATCAATATTAA
- a CDS encoding thiopeptide-type bacteriocin biosynthesis protein — MKTKAIQWFAAYLFYAGDLDLMLRELVTPFVCEFFPDDNTEASWFFIRYWENGSHIRLRMNAELSLQNVLIKTLEKRANEFFLQYPADHALQFPVYEPEITRYGNHQSMRWAELHFFKSSAFILDWICTRKSGASALIQSLQLQLILLLATGWEIARLIIVCNFFIDGWLPRLYLSGTDTATQKIFWLKEFETSFNRTKAVILPASKVFWEEITAGTANQEVQDLFKANRLILQNYRQADFTEIKRIEIMTSLMHMNNNRLGISNHEEAYGMYCTLQCLDFIANS, encoded by the coding sequence ATGAAAACTAAAGCTATACAATGGTTTGCTGCTTACTTGTTTTATGCTGGTGATCTGGATTTAATGTTAAGAGAATTGGTCACACCGTTTGTCTGTGAATTCTTTCCTGATGATAATACTGAAGCATCCTGGTTCTTTATCCGTTACTGGGAGAACGGAAGTCATATCAGGCTTAGAATGAATGCTGAGCTCTCTTTACAGAATGTTTTGATTAAAACATTGGAAAAAAGAGCAAATGAATTTTTTCTTCAGTACCCGGCCGATCATGCATTACAGTTTCCCGTTTATGAGCCTGAAATAACACGTTATGGGAATCACCAGAGCATGCGATGGGCTGAATTACATTTTTTTAAATCTTCAGCTTTTATTTTAGACTGGATCTGTACCAGAAAATCTGGAGCTTCTGCTTTAATACAATCCTTGCAATTACAGCTGATTTTACTACTGGCCACCGGGTGGGAAATTGCCAGGTTGATTATAGTCTGTAATTTTTTTATAGATGGCTGGCTGCCTCGTTTATATCTTTCAGGAACAGATACAGCAACTCAGAAAATATTTTGGTTAAAAGAATTTGAAACTTCGTTTAACAGGACAAAAGCGGTTATTTTACCTGCGTCAAAAGTTTTTTGGGAAGAAATTACCGCAGGAACGGCAAATCAGGAAGTACAAGATTTGTTTAAAGCGAACAGGCTGATCCTGCAAAATTATCGGCAGGCGGATTTTACGGAAATAAAACGCATTGAAATTATGACAAGTTTAATGCATATGAATAATAACCGTCTGGGTATCAGTAATCATGAGGAAGCTTATGGGATGTACTGTACGCTCCAATGTCTTGATTTTATAGCTAATTCTTAA